Below is a genomic region from Chryseobacterium scophthalmum.
GTAATCAGACAACAACCGGAAATAATACTCAAGCTATTGATTATACTGCTATTCAAGAAAATTCTTCTGATCTTTTTTTGAAAATACTTGAATATCTAAAGGAAAAGGGAGTAAATATTGTTTTCGCAACAATTAATGATTCTGCAGATGAGAAGTTCTCATTTTATGAGCCTGAGAACTCTAAAATACCATATATCATAATTGCTATCGCTAGATTAAATGATAGGGAGTTTTTCATTATTGAAACAGGTTTGTATCGGAATATTGGGTTAGTAGAAAATTTATCAAATATACCAGTACAACAAAGGAACGATAAAAATCTAAGCAAACTTATTAAAATACTTGATCATAGAAGTGTAAAATTTAGCTGGAGTTCAATATTTTACGACGGTACATTAAGTAAGGATTATCAAAATAAGAAAATAAGATGTGACTATATAAGAGAAAAAATGTTTTTAGAAGTCCTACAACCTGTTAACCATAGATATGGACTTACAGAGAAAAACACAATCCAAAAAATTGGTGACACTATATATAAAAAAATTAATAAATAAGTTTCTTTTCAAACCAATATGGTATTCCAGACTTTTCAGAGTATATATAAGATTTTGCTATTTTATAGTGGTTAAGTTGGTCATAAAATTTTTGTTCTTTAAGTATTTTATAGGCAAGTGGAAAAGTCTCAATTCTTGTTTGAAGATCCCAAAAGCTAATATTTTCATTAATTATTTCTAAATCGAAGTGGTATATATCTTTAAGAAATTGGTTAAATATTCCTTTATGTGAATTGCTTCTAAGCCTAGAGGCAATGATTAAAAATACTTTTAAAAATAAAAATGAATACGAAGTGAATTCGTTGTATCCAATATTAATAGTTGAATTAATATACTTTTGATATTGTAAATCTAATTTATTACTTACGACTAAATGATTTAAGTCTATTAAAGAATAATCGAAAAAACAATTGTAACAAATATTAAATGGTTTAAAACCATTCGCTGGATATAATCTATTTCCTCCTTTATTAATTTTAAAAAAATGTAGAGGGTGATTGCATTCAGGGCATCTGTCAATCAAATATAATTTGCAGTCTAGGCATAATATAGAAGAGCTTAGTCTCCATTGTTTTTGATAATATTTATATTCGTTTAAACATTTAACGCAAGCTTGGAGACCGTGTTTAAACTTGGACCTATTAACTATTCCGATTGGTAAAACATTTATTGTTATTGTTTTAGTATTAATGTTTTCGAAGGCATAACCCTCAAAAGATTTTAAAAAAAGGTTATTAATTTGTGAGATCGACAAGGGAGTATATCTGTTAATTGTCTCTATTAAATTATTAGGAGCTAAAATATCAATATCTCTTGTAAAATAGCTTCTTGATTTTGGGAAGAAGTTCTTAAGAAAAGTTTGTGTTTTAACTTCATGGTTAATAGATAATCTGTTTATCCAAGAACTAAATAACTCATTCTTGTTTGGTGCGATATACAGCGGAAAAATATCTTTATCAAAAGATTTAATATATACCATTGTTAAAAAAAGCTTTTTTTCTGTTTTGTGGAGCTATATAATCGATGTTATTTAATATTTCTAAAGTTATTTTTTCACTTTGCGTATTAATAGCTAATATAGTTGAGAGCTCTAATATTTTGGAAATTTCCCCTATTAAGCCATCGCTCATCAGAAGGATTTTATTCGATAGCCGATCTTCTATGAGATCCGATCTTTTTTTGATTGGAAGTACCTTTTCAAAACTTGCTAGAAGTCTTTTGTAATCAGTGTTGTTTTCCCATCTTACAAGGATATTAGGTTCAAATCGATTTGATAGTTGTGAATCGGTTTGTATAGCATTGAAAGCTAGTTTTGTTCCGGAGCAAACTAACGGTATGTTTAATTCGTTAGATAAATATTTTATAACATTTAAAAATAATCTTTGCTTTGAAATCGTGCCGGCAAGAACGTGATGGATTTCATCAATAATTAAGACTTTAACTTCAAGTTCTTTTAAAAGATGTATTACTCGATTTTGTCTATTCTCAATTTTTTCAGATGTTTTCGTTGGTGCCAATACTGAGTTTAATATAGCATTATAGAACCTTTTTTCATCTGGTTCTGGAGGAGATTGAATCATTAATACAGGACATTTTAATTTTGCGGTTTTTTCATCAACATATGATTGATGTGATCTGCAAAATTTTTTTAGTAAGGCAGTTTTTCCATTATTTGACTCTCCAACAAGCAATAGATTCGGCATTCTATGCCCTTTGGGATATGTTGTTAAATCTACCATTTTATCTAAAATGATTTTAGCTTTTGTATAGCCTATCCATTTAAACTCTTTGGTATATAGTATTCTTTCTTCACTAGAAGAATTGGCAATGAAAGTCTTTAAATTATTTGTTAAATGTTCCATACTTCAATGTCATCAAAAGGTTGAATATCTTTATAATTTTTCTGCTCATTTTGTATTAGAGATTCCTCGTCTAATTTTGTCTGTATTTTGTTTTTACTATAAGATTTACTATTTTGGATTTTTGTATTTCTCATAGCTCTTTTTTCTATCTCATCTAATTCTCGGTAAGCTTCAAAAATTGATTTTTCATCTACCTTTATTTTTTTACTTTTTATTATTTTTAAAATTTCCCGATATTCCCAAATCGATATTTTAGGTAAAGACATATTTCTATAAGGAATGTCGTAATAATCGTTTTTTTGTGGATCGTAAAAATAAATGCAACTAATATCTCTAGGATCCCTTCTAAATAAATGCTGTATTTTTTCCCCTTTGATATTGGCATCATGTATGAAACTTTTTAATACATCACTATAATAATGGATATGATCAATAACAATCCCATACTCCTGAATAGTTCTTTTAATTATTGGCATGAAGTCTAATCTTACTTTTCTTTCATTATTAATTCTAGGAGGAATTCCTCGTCCTATAACGTCGGATCCTCCCAGAATACCTCTTTTAAATTTCTGTTCAGGAGTGATGTCTAGACTAGAATGAATTCTTTTATGATAGATTTTAGTAATATATGTGACCAACCATTTTTCAAATTCATATAGTGTGAAAGACGCATTTTTTTTCGAATCATAATTCTTTCTATCTTGAATATTAGAGAAAGTTGTTCCGGGTAAATTGTGAATCTCTTTCGAAAATGTTCCTAAAATACGCTCTATATGTCCTCCAAAATGTGGAGTAGCAACTGGTCTGAATTCAATATTAATTCCATAATTAGCACAGGATTTTCGCAAAGTATTTCCTCTAAATTCTTTGGCATTATCTAAATGTACAGTGTCCATAATTCCCCAACAGGACCATTCTCCAGATATTTCTAATGAATTTAACCATGATTCTTTTGGTAATATAGAATTGGCTATGCACATTCCTGTACCCAGTGCTCCTGGGTGCTCAAAAGAAAGGTATAAGCCAGTAACCATTCTACTATAAACATCAATTGCTAGTGTAAGCCAAGGTCTTTTCAGTGGTTTTCTATATTGTTCATCTACAAGAATAATATCAACCAGTGTGTGATCAATTTGTACTATGGATAATGGGTATTGTGCACCTTCAAAACTGCCTCTGTGAGGTTCATACTTATATTTAGCTTCCTTTATTCCTAATCTTTTTCTTACTTTTTCTTCATCAGAAATATTTTTAATTCTATTACGGATTGTGTTGGGATGTGGTGGCTTAATAGAGTATTTATCACATTCTAAATTCACCTCTCTTATAGTTTTATTTATTGACTTTTTTGATTGATTAAGATAAACTGAATGTATTTTATTTGCTATAATATTTTCCAAATCATCTGGTAATCTACTCTTTCCTTGTCCTCCATTTTTCTTTTTCCCAGCAAGTGACGAAACTGTTCCATAGGTTTCAAATATCTTAACCCATCTATAAATTGTTGGAATGCTGATTTTGTTGTTTTTGGAAATTGAAGAAATCAGTTTGTAATCGCCCCTGTTTTTTAATATTGGACTGATTAGATTATATCTGTGCTGTGCTTTTTCCCATTCCTTGTCAGACAAGGAAACAAGGTTTTTTTCGTTGTTTACGCTGAAGTTTTTAATGCTTTCTAGTTCGGCTATTTTAACGGTATGGATGATATTTGTTTTAATTTCTTCAATTGATAACGTATCTATATCAATAATTCTTACGATTATACATAAAGTACTATTGTACAATACTTTTTCACCTTTACTAATAAAAATTCTTTCCATCATTCTAAAAATATTAGAGTATCCATTGTTAATTTAGTTGTTTCATCGAAGTTTATATATCTTTTAGATAACATATGAAGCAAAACGTATAATAATTCAGCTTTTTTCTCTTCGCAAGTAATTGCTAAATCAAGAGTCTCTTGTATTGAAACTATTTTATGACTTTCTATAACTCTTTCTAAAACCGTCATAAGACCATCATCAAATCCAACTTTAGGACTTCTGTATCCTAATAGAAACTTTGCATTTTGTAATCTATGACCATAACGTATTTGCTCTTCGGTAACAATATTAAATTTTAATCCATTATCAGAGCAAAATGCTTGTGCTGCTTCAAACTTTAGTTTGTATTTTTCTTTATTTTCAACAAGGTCATTTATATATTTTATTTCAATCAGTTCGCTTTTTACATCTTTTGAATGGTATTGCACGAAAAAATCAGGGACATAATATTGATTATTCCCATAGTATATTTTTAATGGCTGTTCATAGTATTTATAAACCTTAGTGTCATATTCTAAAAGATGAATATAATCTCGTTCTAATGAGGATTCAAAATTTACTATTTCATTTCCTTTAGCACTATATATGTTTCCTGTTAAACTTAAATTGGATAACCCAATTTGTCTAACTTTTTTATGACTCATAATCAACATCTTTTGTGTAATTAAAGTTAAAAATTATTTTAAGAAGTTTCAATTATCATTTACTTTTGTAAAAAGTGTGATTAAAGGATTAGATATTATCAAAAAGTAATGCAATTTACAGTTGGAGGCGGAAGCTATCCGCAACCCGGAGAAATTTCTTTGGCTCATAATGGCGTTTTATTTTTAGACGAAATGCCGGAATTTAAAAGAACGGTTTTAGAAGTAATGCGACAACCATTAGAAGATCGGGAGGTCACAATTTCCAGAGCAAGATTTACGGTAAATTATCCTTCAAGCTTTATGTTGGTGGCTTCGATGAATCCTAGTCCGAGTGGATATTTCCCTGATGATCCTCAAAATACTTCTTCTGTTTTAGAAATGCAGCGGTATATGAATAAACTTTCGGGACCACTTTTAGACAGAATTGATATTCATGTTGAGGTGCAGAAGGTTGAATTTGAACAGTTGGCAGAAAAAAGAAAAGGCGAAAAAAGTGAAGACATAAGAAAGCGGGTTTTAGTTGCTCGCGAAATACAAAATGAAAGATACAAAGATTTGCCAATTAGCTATAACGCTCAAATTGGTTCAAAAGAATTAGAACAGTTTTGTGAGTTAGATGACGCATCTTTTAACCTTATTAAAATGGCGATGGAAAAACTAAATCTTTCAGCAAGAGCCTATGACAGAATTCTGAAAGTTGCCAGAACAATTGCTGATTTGGAAGAATCTGAAAATATCGTGTCTCATCATATTTCGGAAGCCATACAATACCGAAGTCTCGATCGGGAGTTTTGGAATGTATGATTAAAAAAGAGTGATTTACTAAATTTCAGATTAACATTATTATAAAATTTCATTCCCCTCCCATTAAAATAGTAATGAGTTGAAATTTATTATATATACAAAATAGGAGTAACCCGAAAAGCCTTTAAATAGAGTAGGGAATAAACCAAAATTACAAATAATGAAAAAAATTAGCTTTTTTTTCCTGCTTTGTGTAATTCTCGTCAGTGCACAAAGCCCGTTATCGAAATTCTCGGCTGCCATTTCTGGAGCAAATTCGGTAACATTTACCAATGAGAGTACGGGAAGTCCGACTTCTTTTACTTGGGAATTTACTGGAGGAACACCTTCCAGCTCTAACAGTCCGAATCCTAACGTGACATATACTACAGCAGGGATTTATACCGCAAAATTAACGGTTAATAATGCTTCTGGAAGTTCTGTTTCTACCAGAACTATTCAGGTTTCTGCAGCCAATGTAGTAGATCTTTGTACAGGAAGAAATGATGATGGTACTATTATGCCGGAAATTGGTGCTTCAGATAACGATTGGAAGTACACAGATCCCAATGGAGTAACGAGTACACCCATCACACGTCATTCTAATGCGGTAGGGTGGTATTCTGCTTCAACAGGAGGTGTTGCAGGAATTACAAGATGGATTACCGGAAACAATGTAATTACCGGAGACCATTATTATGAAAGTAAAGAATTTGAAATTCCAAACGGTGTAACAACGGCTGTTTTAAACCTTAGATCTTTATCTTTTGTCCGCAATTGGACTTATTTAGTTAAAAAAAATTCTGACGGAAGCGAAACTGAATCTTTGGTGACTGCTACAACCTGGATGAGTGACGGAGCTAAAGGATGGCTTAACAGTAGAAGTCCTGAAGTGATAAACTATCCTCTTACACCGGGTAAATATTATGTAAAGGTAAAAGTATATACAAATAATACAGGACAAAGACAGGCAACAGATGTGAACGCAAATGTAAATTTTGGTTTAGGATTTACGTTTTCACCGATTGCAGAGTTTTCTGCAACACCGACCTCGACAAATGTAGGAAGCAACGTTCAGTTTAGTAATCTGTCACAAGGTAGCCCTACATCGGTTTCCTGGAATTTTGAAGATGGAGCAAATGTTTTGACCTCGACACAAAATAATCCCACTGTAACTTTTTCAACCGTTGGGAATCATTATGCAGAACTTTCAGCAAATTACGGAAGCGGATTGTTGTCTTCATTGAGAATAAATGATTATATCCAGACTGCCCATATAAAAACTCCCGTAGTATCTTCTACTCAGCC
It encodes:
- a CDS encoding TniQ family protein, with protein sequence MVYIKSFDKDIFPLYIAPNKNELFSSWINRLSINHEVKTQTFLKNFFPKSRSYFTRDIDILAPNNLIETINRYTPLSISQINNLFLKSFEGYAFENINTKTITINVLPIGIVNRSKFKHGLQACVKCLNEYKYYQKQWRLSSSILCLDCKLYLIDRCPECNHPLHFFKINKGGNRLYPANGFKPFNICYNCFFDYSLIDLNHLVVSNKLDLQYQKYINSTINIGYNEFTSYSFLFLKVFLIIASRLRSNSHKGIFNQFLKDIYHFDLEIINENISFWDLQTRIETFPLAYKILKEQKFYDQLNHYKIAKSYIYSEKSGIPYWFEKKLIY
- a CDS encoding TnsA endonuclease N-terminal domain-containing protein produces the protein MSHKKVRQIGLSNLSLTGNIYSAKGNEIVNFESSLERDYIHLLEYDTKVYKYYEQPLKIYYGNNQYYVPDFFVQYHSKDVKSELIEIKYINDLVENKEKYKLKFEAAQAFCSDNGLKFNIVTEEQIRYGHRLQNAKFLLGYRSPKVGFDDGLMTVLERVIESHKIVSIQETLDLAITCEEKKAELLYVLLHMLSKRYINFDETTKLTMDTLIFLE
- a CDS encoding Mu transposase C-terminal domain-containing protein; this translates as MMERIFISKGEKVLYNSTLCIIVRIIDIDTLSIEEIKTNIIHTVKIAELESIKNFSVNNEKNLVSLSDKEWEKAQHRYNLISPILKNRGDYKLISSISKNNKISIPTIYRWVKIFETYGTVSSLAGKKKNGGQGKSRLPDDLENIIANKIHSVYLNQSKKSINKTIREVNLECDKYSIKPPHPNTIRNRIKNISDEEKVRKRLGIKEAKYKYEPHRGSFEGAQYPLSIVQIDHTLVDIILVDEQYRKPLKRPWLTLAIDVYSRMVTGLYLSFEHPGALGTGMCIANSILPKESWLNSLEISGEWSCWGIMDTVHLDNAKEFRGNTLRKSCANYGINIEFRPVATPHFGGHIERILGTFSKEIHNLPGTTFSNIQDRKNYDSKKNASFTLYEFEKWLVTYITKIYHKRIHSSLDITPEQKFKRGILGGSDVIGRGIPPRINNERKVRLDFMPIIKRTIQEYGIVIDHIHYYSDVLKSFIHDANIKGEKIQHLFRRDPRDISCIYFYDPQKNDYYDIPYRNMSLPKISIWEYREILKIIKSKKIKVDEKSIFEAYRELDEIEKRAMRNTKIQNSKSYSKNKIQTKLDEESLIQNEQKNYKDIQPFDDIEVWNI
- a CDS encoding TniB family NTP-binding protein, which translates into the protein MEHLTNNLKTFIANSSSEERILYTKEFKWIGYTKAKIILDKMVDLTTYPKGHRMPNLLLVGESNNGKTALLKKFCRSHQSYVDEKTAKLKCPVLMIQSPPEPDEKRFYNAILNSVLAPTKTSEKIENRQNRVIHLLKELEVKVLIIDEIHHVLAGTISKQRLFLNVIKYLSNELNIPLVCSGTKLAFNAIQTDSQLSNRFEPNILVRWENNTDYKRLLASFEKVLPIKKRSDLIEDRLSNKILLMSDGLIGEISKILELSTILAINTQSEKITLEILNNIDYIAPQNRKKAFFNNGIY